The segment AAGCGCAAGAAATAAGGAGAGGGTGAACAATGGAAGCTAGAGCTATCGCACGTTACGTGCGTGTTTCGCCCCGCAAGGCGCGCGTCGTCGTCGATCTGGTCCGCGGCAAATCCGTGGTGCAGGCTCGCGAGATCCTCGCGTTCACGAACCGCGGCATCGCCGAGTGCGTCGAGAAGACCCTGAATTCCGCGGTCGCCAATGCCGAGAACCTTCATCATGTCCGTCCGGAGTCCCTCGTCGTCAAGGAAGCCTATGTCGACGAAGGCCCGACCTTGAAGCGCATTCGTCCGCGCGCGAAGGGTTCCGCTTCACGTATTCGCAAGCGTTCGAGCCACATCACCATCGTTGTTGGCACGCGAGAGGAGGCATAAAGCCTTATGGGTCAGAAAGTAAGCCCTACCGGTTTCCGTCTCGGCATCACCGAGGATTGGCGTAGCCGCTGGTATGCGGGCAAGGATTACGCCGCCAACCTCGAGAACGACATCGCCATCCGCTCGTTCCTCGAGCGCGAGCTGTCCCGTGCCTCGGTCTCCCGCGTCGAGATCGAGCGCGCCGGCGACAAGACCAAGGTCATCATCACCACGGCCCGTCCCGGCGTCGTGATCGGCAAGAAGGGTTCGGAGATCGACGCTCTGCGCAAGAAGCTGCAAAACATCGCGACGGGAACCGTTTCGGTCGAGGTCATCGAGGTCAAAAGCCCCGAGCTGGACGCCACCCTGGTCGCCCAGTCCATCGCCGAGCAGCTGGAGGGCCGCGTCGCCTTCCGCCGCGCCATGCGCAAGGCCGTTCAGTCCGCGATGAAAAGCGGTGCCAAGGGCATCCGCATCCAGTGCGCCGGCCGCCTGGGCGGCGCCGAGATGAGCCGTCGCGAGTGGTATCGCGAGGGCCGCGTGCCGCTGCACACGCTGCGTGCCAAGATCGACTACGGCACTCACACCGCAGCGACTACCATGGGCTCCATCGGGGTTCAGGTTTGGATCTATCATGGCGAGGTCCTGCCGGGCCAGAAGGCTCCGCAGCCTGCTCTCGAGGGCAGCGCTCGCCCGAATCGCGCTCGTCGCAACAACCACCGCGGCGACCGCAACGAGAGGGGTGCTAAGTAGATGCTCGTACCTAAGCGTGTGAAGCACCGCAAGGTGCAGCGCGGTTCCATGAAGGGCAAGGCCAAGGGTGGA is part of the Berryella intestinalis genome and harbors:
- the rpsC gene encoding 30S ribosomal protein S3: MGQKVSPTGFRLGITEDWRSRWYAGKDYAANLENDIAIRSFLERELSRASVSRVEIERAGDKTKVIITTARPGVVIGKKGSEIDALRKKLQNIATGTVSVEVIEVKSPELDATLVAQSIAEQLEGRVAFRRAMRKAVQSAMKSGAKGIRIQCAGRLGGAEMSRREWYREGRVPLHTLRAKIDYGTHTAATTMGSIGVQVWIYHGEVLPGQKAPQPALEGSARPNRARRNNHRGDRNERGAK
- the rplV gene encoding 50S ribosomal protein L22, with protein sequence MEARAIARYVRVSPRKARVVVDLVRGKSVVQAREILAFTNRGIAECVEKTLNSAVANAENLHHVRPESLVVKEAYVDEGPTLKRIRPRAKGSASRIRKRSSHITIVVGTREEA